The Vibrio tubiashii genome includes a window with the following:
- a CDS encoding LysR substrate-binding domain-containing protein: MPHNAPTQHSHRFLPPLNALKAFESAARLQSLTKAAEELNVTRAAVSQQVKQLEHYLEATLFERSGSKLTLTDDAQYYLPLLTQMFDSLSVGTEQLFERKRRNLLTLNVAQSFCHQWLIPRLSEFKRLNPDLELKIATTSNPYPNTSQTADVEIINGMLPKQSQLTEMLTEEHWVLVASPSYLKQHGKMELDHIAEAEKISTSGYRENWNYWFNQVGYCHDWVKPKLHFDHSLLAVEAAVCGLGILLVKDVLVEDQLKQGELIKVAEWKVPCETNHYILCHNPSNSMAIEFFDWLRHSFN; encoded by the coding sequence ATGCCTCATAACGCCCCCACACAACACTCGCACCGATTTTTACCGCCACTCAATGCGTTGAAGGCGTTTGAGTCTGCCGCTAGGCTACAAAGTCTGACCAAGGCCGCTGAAGAATTGAATGTCACTCGCGCTGCGGTGAGCCAACAGGTCAAGCAGCTTGAACACTACTTAGAGGCAACCTTATTCGAACGCAGTGGGTCTAAGCTGACACTCACGGATGATGCGCAATATTACCTGCCTCTTTTAACACAGATGTTTGACTCACTCTCAGTTGGAACAGAGCAGCTCTTTGAGCGCAAGAGACGGAACTTACTCACACTTAATGTTGCGCAAAGCTTCTGTCATCAGTGGCTTATTCCGAGACTTTCTGAGTTTAAGCGTCTTAACCCAGATTTAGAACTTAAGATTGCCACCACATCCAATCCTTACCCAAATACCAGCCAAACCGCTGATGTTGAAATCATCAACGGCATGTTACCGAAACAGAGCCAACTTACAGAAATGCTTACTGAAGAACATTGGGTTCTAGTCGCATCACCGAGTTACTTAAAGCAACACGGCAAAATGGAGTTAGATCATATTGCTGAGGCTGAAAAAATCTCAACCTCGGGGTATAGAGAAAATTGGAACTACTGGTTTAATCAAGTCGGCTATTGCCATGACTGGGTGAAACCAAAGCTCCATTTTGACCACTCACTTCTTGCGGTGGAAGCGGCGGTATGCGGTTTGGGTATTTTGTTGGTCAAAGATGTGTTGGTCGAAGATCAATTAAAGCAGGGCGAGCTGATAAAAGTTGCAGAGTGGAAGGTCCCTTGTGAAACGAACCATTATATTCTGTGCCATAACCCATCTAACTCAATGGCTATCGAGTTTTTCGATTGGTTAAGGCACAGTTTTAATTAG
- a CDS encoding FAD-dependent oxidoreductase: protein MSSHLSYWFKQALEMEQPLDTQTLTTDISADVAIVGGGYTGLWTAIMLKEQQPQLDIVVIDKGLCGSGASGANGGCMLTWSTKYPTLKRLFGEEQAKWLVEESEQAVYDIEQFCLEHNIDAHLYRSGTYYTATNSAQQGQMKPVVERLEQLACNSWNVCSEQELRSSSGSKQHLEGYYSPAAGSVQPALLVRGLRRVAIELGIKVYENSAMEKIDFGEPAVVHTLQGKIYADKVVLGLNAWMVEHFKQFKRSIVVVSSDMVITDPIEKQLEQSGLKKGAAVVDSRIFVHYYRDTRDGRLMLGKGGNQFSFANRVDPMFNKQSRYVDLLSRSFAHLFPELNQSKFAYSWTGGSDRSVTGLPFFGNLGGQQNIFYGFGYSGNGVAQTRVGAKILTSLVLERKDVWSQCGLAQGPLGHFPPEPIRWLGAMMVRNAVRRKEDAEDREEKPNLLDKWLAKFAGAAGKADKVT from the coding sequence ATGTCATCTCATCTATCTTATTGGTTCAAACAAGCGCTAGAAATGGAGCAGCCACTCGATACTCAAACTCTCACTACGGACATTTCAGCCGATGTGGCGATCGTTGGAGGAGGTTATACAGGGCTTTGGACTGCTATTATGCTCAAAGAGCAACAACCTCAGCTTGATATCGTAGTCATAGATAAAGGGTTGTGTGGCAGTGGAGCTTCTGGTGCTAACGGTGGCTGTATGCTGACATGGTCAACCAAGTATCCAACGCTCAAGCGCCTGTTTGGTGAAGAGCAGGCTAAATGGCTGGTGGAAGAGTCTGAGCAGGCTGTGTATGACATTGAGCAATTCTGTCTTGAGCACAATATCGATGCGCATCTTTATCGCAGTGGCACTTACTATACCGCGACTAACTCTGCCCAACAGGGGCAAATGAAGCCTGTCGTTGAGCGACTGGAGCAACTCGCTTGCAACAGTTGGAATGTCTGTTCAGAACAAGAACTCCGTTCCTCATCTGGCTCGAAGCAACACCTTGAAGGTTATTATTCTCCTGCTGCTGGCAGTGTGCAACCTGCGCTGCTAGTACGAGGTTTGCGTCGGGTGGCGATTGAGCTTGGAATCAAGGTCTACGAAAACAGCGCGATGGAGAAGATTGATTTTGGTGAGCCTGCGGTGGTGCATACTCTGCAAGGAAAGATCTACGCAGATAAGGTTGTGTTGGGTTTAAATGCTTGGATGGTGGAGCATTTTAAGCAATTCAAACGCAGTATTGTTGTCGTCTCATCAGACATGGTGATCACCGATCCGATTGAAAAGCAGCTAGAACAAAGTGGATTGAAAAAGGGGGCTGCTGTCGTCGATTCTCGGATTTTTGTTCACTATTACCGAGATACCCGAGACGGGCGTTTAATGCTAGGGAAAGGGGGCAATCAGTTCTCGTTTGCTAATCGCGTTGACCCTATGTTTAACAAACAAAGCCGATATGTCGATTTGCTCTCGCGCTCTTTTGCTCATCTGTTTCCAGAGCTTAACCAGTCTAAGTTTGCTTACAGTTGGACAGGAGGCTCTGATCGCTCTGTGACAGGCTTACCTTTCTTTGGCAACTTAGGCGGGCAGCAAAACATATTCTATGGCTTCGGCTACTCCGGTAATGGGGTTGCTCAAACCCGAGTGGGTGCCAAGATTCTTACCTCTCTGGTGTTAGAACGAAAAGATGTTTGGTCACAATGTGGTTTAGCACAAGGCCCATTAGGTCACTTTCCGCCAGAGCCGATTCGTTGGCTAGGTGCGATGATGGTGAGAAATGCTGTGCGCAGGAAAGAAGATGCTGAAGACAGGGAAGAGAAACCAAACCTGCTAGATAAATGGTTAGCTAAGTTTGCAGGTGCAGCAGGTAAAGCAGACAAGGTGACTTAA
- a CDS encoding M14 family metallopeptidase, with protein sequence MKIFSNFDSGSIEVVSIENKDQIQLKIPNDNQSEFYQWFHFRLETQAEQSHTIQLLDLKNSAYPEGWSGYDVVASYDREEWFRIPAEFDGDTLTFNVIPERGSIYFAYFAPYTYDRHLDLLHMAQSAHHCQLETLGSTLDGNDMSLLTFGEPEEGKKKIWLIARQHPGETMAEWFMEGFIQRLLDEDDTTARAVLENAVLYVVPNMNPDGAIRGHLRCNAIGVNLNREWQSPTMERSPEVYLVRERMLETGVDMFLDIHGDEAIPFNFVAGSEGIPSYDERLAKLETAFKQVLHTVTPEFQDEHGYDKDEPGKANLTVGSNWVGEQFKCLSYTVEMPFKDNNDYPDPLYGWSPERSVKFGHDMLTATFAMVDKI encoded by the coding sequence ATGAAGATTTTTAGTAATTTCGATAGTGGCAGCATCGAAGTCGTAAGCATCGAGAACAAAGATCAGATTCAACTCAAGATTCCCAATGACAATCAGTCAGAGTTTTATCAATGGTTTCACTTTCGCCTAGAGACTCAAGCAGAGCAGTCTCATACTATTCAATTGCTAGATCTAAAGAACTCGGCCTACCCAGAAGGTTGGAGCGGTTATGATGTTGTCGCATCTTATGACCGTGAAGAGTGGTTCCGTATTCCAGCAGAGTTTGATGGTGATACGCTAACATTCAACGTTATCCCTGAGCGTGGTTCTATCTATTTCGCTTACTTTGCTCCTTATACGTATGATCGTCACCTTGATTTGCTTCACATGGCGCAGAGTGCTCATCACTGTCAACTTGAAACTCTGGGTAGCACGTTAGATGGCAACGATATGAGCCTACTAACGTTTGGTGAGCCAGAAGAAGGTAAGAAGAAGATCTGGTTAATTGCGCGCCAGCACCCAGGTGAAACCATGGCAGAGTGGTTTATGGAAGGCTTTATTCAACGTCTGTTGGATGAAGACGATACTACGGCTCGTGCAGTGCTCGAAAATGCAGTGCTTTATGTTGTGCCAAATATGAACCCAGATGGCGCAATTCGCGGTCATCTGCGCTGCAATGCGATTGGGGTGAATCTAAACCGTGAATGGCAGTCTCCAACAATGGAACGCAGCCCGGAAGTCTATTTGGTGCGAGAGCGCATGCTAGAAACGGGTGTTGATATGTTCTTAGATATCCACGGTGACGAAGCGATTCCTTTCAACTTTGTTGCAGGTTCTGAAGGCATTCCATCTTATGATGAGCGTTTGGCAAAGCTAGAAACGGCATTCAAACAAGTGCTTCATACGGTGACGCCAGAATTTCAAGACGAGCATGGTTACGATAAAGATGAACCGGGTAAAGCGAACTTGACCGTTGGATCTAACTGGGTGGGTGAGCAGTTCAAGTGTTTGTCTTACACCGTTGAGATGCCATTTAAAGATAATAACGATTACCCAGACCCGCTTTACGGTTGGTCACCAGAGCGTAGCGTTAAGTTTGGTCACGATATGCTAACGGCAACCTTTGCTATGGTCGATAAGATTTAA
- a CDS encoding peptide MFS transporter: MWNKLNKSMMFCQAMFGLSFYGVMVILTRFFLEDLGYSEADTMMVVGAFSSIGPLFAIAGGFIVDKFLGAYRSLTIAYGAFATGYTLLVLGASTTNIPMSLAGIALASYARGLMSPSYPSLYKRTFASEEDFENGYPVNYSVNNVGALLGQYLFPMFVLVIGFHGSFTLSAVMAAFAFAVLVIFNKQLVGAAAEIDQEPVSAKNWAAFLTVSVAMVGLVFFMFSNMDIGQNIVYAIGAAAILYFISLMFKSGKSDALKMGTILIMTVLTTCFFVYYGQMMTSMTMVTINTMRGDLFNLIPIAPEASMAMNPLWCIVAGPVIAMTFSSLEKKGINFSTATKIGFAFIFTAIAFGILTMAVMNIGEDVVIRPEVFLAIHFFQAFAEVIVGSLVVAFILSVAPKHIEGFSVSLFSVAMALSGIVGAVFSTSIALEKGQEITQEIVQTVYGDYFQLLTVLAVVMVAIALVASVIIRKMLEAARADEQPEMVEAES, encoded by the coding sequence ATGTGGAATAAACTCAATAAATCAATGATGTTCTGCCAAGCGATGTTTGGCTTATCATTCTATGGTGTGATGGTTATCCTGACCCGTTTTTTCTTAGAAGATCTAGGGTATAGCGAAGCCGACACCATGATGGTTGTCGGAGCGTTTTCATCCATCGGCCCACTTTTCGCTATTGCTGGCGGCTTTATTGTCGACAAATTTCTTGGCGCATACCGCTCACTCACCATTGCTTATGGTGCATTCGCTACTGGATACACCTTGCTAGTATTGGGCGCGTCAACAACTAACATCCCAATGAGCTTAGCAGGTATCGCACTCGCAAGTTACGCACGTGGCTTAATGTCTCCTTCTTACCCAAGTCTTTACAAACGCACCTTTGCTTCAGAAGAGGACTTCGAGAATGGCTACCCGGTAAACTACTCAGTCAACAACGTTGGCGCCTTGTTAGGCCAATACCTGTTCCCAATGTTCGTGCTAGTAATCGGTTTCCACGGAAGCTTCACACTATCAGCGGTCATGGCAGCCTTCGCATTTGCAGTACTTGTTATCTTCAATAAACAACTTGTGGGTGCAGCCGCTGAGATCGATCAAGAGCCAGTCAGCGCTAAAAACTGGGCAGCATTCCTAACGGTTTCAGTTGCAATGGTTGGCTTAGTATTCTTCATGTTCTCTAACATGGATATTGGTCAGAACATTGTTTACGCCATCGGTGCCGCTGCGATCTTGTACTTCATCTCGTTGATGTTTAAGTCAGGCAAGTCAGACGCGCTGAAGATGGGTACCATCCTAATCATGACAGTGCTAACGACATGTTTCTTCGTTTACTACGGTCAGATGATGACATCAATGACCATGGTAACGATCAATACAATGCGTGGTGATCTATTCAACCTGATCCCAATTGCCCCAGAAGCATCCATGGCAATGAACCCACTATGGTGTATTGTTGCTGGCCCTGTTATTGCTATGACCTTCTCCTCTCTTGAGAAGAAAGGCATCAATTTCTCTACGGCAACTAAGATCGGTTTTGCCTTTATCTTTACAGCGATTGCGTTTGGTATCCTGACCATGGCAGTCATGAACATCGGTGAAGATGTAGTTATTCGCCCTGAAGTCTTCCTAGCGATCCACTTCTTCCAAGCATTCGCAGAAGTTATTGTCGGTAGCCTTGTGGTTGCGTTTATCCTTTCGGTTGCCCCTAAGCACATCGAAGGTTTCTCTGTATCACTATTCTCTGTTGCAATGGCACTAAGTGGTATCGTAGGTGCAGTATTCTCTACCTCTATCGCTTTAGAGAAAGGCCAAGAGATCACGCAAGAAATTGTTCAAACAGTTTATGGCGACTACTTCCAACTACTAACTGTTCTTGCTGTTGTGATGGTAGCGATTGCTCTTGTTGCCTCTGTGATTATTCGTAAGATGCTAGAAGCAGCTCGCGCTGATGAACAACCTGAAATGGTTGAAGCGGAAAGCTAA
- a CDS encoding DUF3316 domain-containing protein, with the protein MIKVVSLASVMLFSSVALAGVGGAYNTVIQSETMNGDAVGSKEAALAAGKTMIMEINDKSPYELSKAVSYSTNDLVDVNSFELRNSHVTVNEIVTSEGEIAFQPVINVSYEFRARDRD; encoded by the coding sequence ATGATTAAAGTAGTGAGTTTAGCAAGTGTTATGTTGTTTAGTTCAGTAGCTTTGGCTGGTGTAGGTGGTGCATACAACACCGTAATCCAAAGTGAAACTATGAATGGCGATGCAGTTGGTTCAAAAGAAGCAGCATTAGCAGCAGGTAAAACCATGATTATGGAAATTAACGATAAATCTCCATATGAGTTAAGTAAAGCTGTATCTTACTCAACTAATGACCTTGTTGACGTTAATTCATTTGAGTTGAGAAATTCACACGTAACAGTGAATGAAATTGTTACCAGTGAAGGTGAAATTGCTTTCCAACCTGTAATTAATGTCAGCTACGAATTTAGAGCTCGCGATAGAGACTAA
- a CDS encoding EamA family transporter, with amino-acid sequence MSVWAICLVVVSAFLHAGWNLLSKSNKSSGTAFFLSSSAAASIVLAPYVIWYLNYVGITNIPTTFWWMLLVSGVAQFIYLIGLGNAYKHGDIGVIYPIARALPVLMVGVGTALLGYQLTTLVWVGFVLITFGCLLVPLSSLRELRFSDYLNIGVLWAVIAAVGTTGYSILDKEALGIVDLELSSIISNLHSAIFYLGIQFWTIFLVITIYVLATRQWKEFSEAWSIKKPSAMAGIMMATTYGLVLYAMTMTENVSYVVALRQLSIVFGMIFGVILLGERFALTRSLGTFLIFVGLVLTVI; translated from the coding sequence ATGTCAGTATGGGCGATATGTTTGGTTGTCGTATCGGCATTTCTGCATGCAGGCTGGAATCTTCTAAGCAAAAGTAACAAATCTTCAGGAACGGCATTTTTCTTATCCAGTAGTGCTGCCGCTTCGATCGTACTTGCGCCATACGTAATTTGGTATCTCAATTATGTCGGTATCACGAATATTCCAACAACGTTTTGGTGGATGCTACTTGTGAGTGGCGTCGCTCAGTTTATCTATCTGATTGGTTTAGGTAACGCCTATAAGCATGGTGATATTGGCGTGATTTATCCTATTGCGCGTGCGCTTCCAGTGCTTATGGTTGGCGTGGGCACCGCTTTACTGGGATACCAGTTAACCACGCTTGTGTGGGTAGGCTTCGTGTTAATCACCTTTGGTTGTCTGTTAGTGCCTTTGAGTTCTTTACGAGAGTTACGTTTTAGTGACTACCTCAATATTGGTGTGTTATGGGCGGTGATTGCTGCCGTAGGCACCACAGGCTACTCCATTTTGGATAAAGAGGCTTTAGGGATTGTTGACCTTGAACTCTCATCTATTATCTCTAATCTGCATTCAGCGATTTTCTATCTGGGTATCCAGTTCTGGACAATATTCTTAGTCATTACCATCTATGTCTTGGCAACACGTCAATGGAAGGAGTTTTCTGAGGCGTGGAGCATCAAGAAGCCTTCCGCAATGGCTGGGATTATGATGGCCACCACTTATGGTTTGGTGCTATACGCGATGACAATGACCGAGAATGTCAGTTATGTTGTGGCGCTAAGGCAGCTAAGTATTGTGTTTGGTATGATTTTCGGTGTGATTTTATTAGGTGAGCGCTTCGCTCTAACCCGAAGTTTAGGCACCTTCTTGATTTTCGTTGGACTGGTATTGACAGTTATCTGA
- the phnR gene encoding phosphonate utilization transcriptional regulator PhnR, whose product MQYVKIKDSIVEQIESGMLSPRQKLPAERKLAESFDTTRVTLREALSLLEAEGRIYREDRRGWFISPLPLKYDPTQTLNFTNMATAQQRTPKTELIAAKGILANKQAASLLGLQPFSDVYRVDRVRYLEERPVVYVTNYIRPELFPNLLDFDLSKSLTDIYREHYGVVYEKIRYRISTSTLLGETAQALRATSGTPAMVVERVNYNQNGELIDCDIEYWRHDAISIESVAQLQR is encoded by the coding sequence GTGCAGTACGTAAAAATTAAAGATTCGATTGTTGAGCAAATTGAATCAGGCATGTTATCGCCAAGGCAGAAATTGCCAGCAGAAAGGAAGCTTGCAGAGTCGTTTGATACCACAAGAGTCACACTCAGAGAGGCGTTATCCTTGCTTGAAGCAGAAGGGCGAATCTACCGAGAAGACAGACGTGGTTGGTTTATATCGCCACTGCCACTTAAGTACGATCCGACGCAGACTCTCAACTTTACCAATATGGCGACCGCGCAGCAGCGCACACCAAAGACGGAGTTGATTGCAGCAAAAGGTATTCTTGCCAATAAGCAAGCGGCTAGTTTACTTGGGTTACAGCCATTTTCTGATGTGTATCGAGTAGATAGAGTACGATACCTAGAAGAGCGCCCAGTGGTGTATGTCACTAACTATATTCGTCCTGAGTTGTTTCCAAATCTTCTCGATTTTGATTTGTCGAAGTCTTTAACTGACATTTATCGCGAACATTATGGTGTTGTTTACGAAAAGATTCGCTACCGAATTAGTACCAGCACATTGCTCGGTGAGACAGCACAAGCATTGCGAGCGACGTCTGGGACACCAGCGATGGTCGTTGAACGAGTTAACTACAATCAAAATGGCGAGTTGATTGACTGCGATATCGAATACTGGCGACATGATGCAATCAGCATTGAGTCCGTCGCTCAGCTTCAACGTTAA
- a CDS encoding putative 2-aminoethylphosphonate ABC transporter permease subunit gives MYNSGVNSRSLRPSSLLHRVSKDNLVLFGLLAFLFSALTIFIVMPLWAMLTKSVQNNSGEFVGLENFATYFANGSLWYSVGNTFTLGLLVTAVVGVLAFGYAYALTRSCMPMKGMFHMLGTAPILAPSLLPAISLIFLFGNQGIAKEMLGGQSVYGLVGISLGLIFWTFPHALMILTTSLRTSDARLYEAARALKTSPFKTFFVVTLPAAKYGLISTLIVVFTLVVCDFGVPKVIGGNYNVLATDIFKQVVGQQNFSMGAVTSILLLMPALLAFVADRWVQKKQKSLFDTRSVPYQPEPNKVRDGICFAYCLVISSAVIVVLGMAVYGSLVTFWPWNKALTLNNYNFAEMSTYGWSPYFNSLTLATWTAIIGTAIIFVGAYCIEKGRAFAPVRQAMQMLSVVPMAVPGMVLGLGYIFYFNDANNPLSVLYGGMAFLVINTVVHYYTVGHMTAVTALKQIPSEIEATAASVKLPQYKLFFKVTLPVCVPATLDIATYLFINALTTTSAVVFIYSTETIPASVSVLNMDDAGQTGAAAAMAVMIMISAAVAKLAHMTLGKWLENKTQAWRKR, from the coding sequence ATGTACAACTCTGGAGTTAACTCTCGCTCATTGCGTCCTTCATCCCTTTTGCACAGGGTCAGTAAAGATAACCTAGTGCTATTTGGCTTATTGGCATTCCTATTTTCAGCGCTAACAATTTTTATTGTGATGCCTCTATGGGCGATGCTGACAAAAAGTGTTCAGAACAACAGTGGCGAATTTGTTGGGCTGGAGAACTTCGCTACCTATTTTGCCAATGGCAGCCTTTGGTACTCTGTTGGCAACACATTTACATTAGGGCTTCTTGTGACTGCCGTTGTAGGCGTACTCGCTTTTGGTTATGCCTACGCACTGACGAGATCGTGCATGCCAATGAAAGGAATGTTTCACATGCTGGGTACAGCTCCTATTTTGGCACCGTCGCTGCTTCCTGCAATCAGTCTTATCTTTTTGTTTGGTAATCAAGGTATCGCTAAAGAGATGTTGGGCGGTCAATCAGTCTACGGCTTGGTAGGCATCTCGCTAGGTCTCATCTTTTGGACCTTCCCTCATGCCCTGATGATACTTACCACCTCACTGAGAACCTCGGATGCGAGATTGTATGAAGCGGCGCGAGCTTTAAAAACGTCACCGTTCAAGACTTTCTTTGTCGTCACTCTTCCGGCTGCTAAGTACGGACTGATCAGTACCTTGATTGTCGTGTTCACTCTGGTTGTGTGTGATTTTGGTGTACCTAAAGTGATCGGCGGGAATTACAACGTTCTGGCGACAGATATTTTCAAGCAAGTCGTCGGGCAGCAAAACTTCTCCATGGGTGCGGTGACCAGTATTTTGCTGTTAATGCCTGCCTTGCTCGCGTTTGTTGCAGACCGCTGGGTACAAAAGAAACAAAAAAGCCTATTTGATACTCGCTCTGTCCCTTACCAACCTGAGCCTAATAAAGTCAGAGACGGGATCTGTTTTGCCTATTGTTTGGTGATTTCTTCCGCAGTGATTGTGGTACTTGGGATGGCAGTATATGGCTCATTGGTGACCTTCTGGCCTTGGAACAAGGCGCTAACGCTGAACAATTACAACTTTGCTGAAATGAGTACCTATGGTTGGTCTCCATACTTTAACTCGCTAACACTCGCAACATGGACAGCCATAATTGGTACAGCAATTATTTTTGTTGGAGCGTACTGTATTGAGAAAGGGCGGGCGTTTGCGCCGGTTAGACAAGCCATGCAAATGCTCAGCGTTGTTCCTATGGCAGTACCGGGAATGGTGTTGGGGCTAGGGTATATCTTTTATTTTAATGATGCCAACAACCCACTCAGCGTTTTATATGGCGGCATGGCGTTTCTTGTTATCAACACCGTGGTTCACTATTACACCGTAGGCCATATGACAGCGGTAACCGCACTTAAGCAAATTCCGAGCGAAATTGAAGCGACAGCAGCTTCGGTAAAGCTACCTCAGTATAAGTTGTTTTTTAAGGTGACACTGCCAGTTTGCGTTCCAGCGACTCTTGATATCGCTACCTATTTGTTTATTAATGCATTAACCACCACTTCTGCGGTAGTATTTATCTACTCTACGGAAACTATCCCTGCTTCTGTGTCAGTATTAAATATGGATGATGCAGGACAGACAGGTGCAGCCGCAGCGATGGCAGTGATGATCATGATCTCTGCTGCTGTCGCTAAGTTGGCACACATGACGTTAGGCAAATGGCTAGAAAACAAAACGCAAGCATGGCGTAAAAGGTAA
- a CDS encoding putative 2-aminoethylphosphonate ABC transporter ATP-binding protein encodes MSTNQPYLQIENVVKQFGQFTALKQISLAIEKGEFVCFLGPSGCGKTTLLRAIAGLDLPTSGGIYQNGQETTFLPPEKRDFGIVFQSYALFPNLTVQENIAMGLKNQGMTNQQALEKVDYWLDMIGLPTSGEKYPNQLSGGQQQRVALARALALSPGLLLLDEPLSALDAKVRVHLRDEICKLQRKLGITTIMVTHDQDEALSMADRIVVMNHGVIEQVGTPQEIYQHPATRFVAEFVGSMNFISASAATDTQLRIAESLIPAPVIENKQVVRGDCFDLAIRPESIRFAEQFNNALPVKIRDREFLGAFYRFECELQHDKQAAPIFIDVAGEVVTEQKLRIGDIRYIQFSKQGVRAYPTLSPNGTKAIAA; translated from the coding sequence ATGTCAACTAACCAACCTTACTTACAAATTGAAAATGTAGTGAAGCAATTTGGCCAGTTCACTGCGTTAAAGCAAATTTCACTGGCAATAGAGAAGGGCGAGTTTGTCTGCTTTCTTGGCCCTTCTGGCTGCGGCAAAACGACCCTACTACGAGCTATCGCTGGACTTGATCTACCGACTTCAGGTGGCATCTATCAAAACGGACAAGAGACAACCTTCCTCCCTCCGGAAAAACGCGATTTTGGTATTGTTTTTCAATCGTATGCGCTATTTCCAAACCTTACTGTGCAAGAGAACATTGCCATGGGATTGAAGAACCAAGGGATGACCAATCAACAAGCCTTAGAAAAGGTTGATTATTGGCTTGATATGATTGGTTTACCGACTTCTGGTGAGAAATACCCTAACCAATTGTCTGGTGGTCAGCAGCAGCGTGTTGCCCTTGCGAGAGCGTTAGCCTTGTCCCCAGGGTTATTGCTTCTTGATGAACCTCTCTCTGCACTTGATGCCAAAGTTCGTGTTCACCTAAGAGATGAGATTTGCAAACTTCAGCGCAAACTGGGTATTACCACAATCATGGTGACTCATGACCAAGATGAAGCGCTGTCTATGGCTGACAGAATCGTTGTGATGAATCATGGCGTCATTGAGCAAGTGGGCACGCCACAAGAGATCTATCAACACCCTGCTACTCGTTTTGTTGCTGAGTTTGTTGGCAGCATGAATTTTATTTCTGCCTCAGCAGCGACTGATACTCAACTACGTATCGCTGAGTCGCTGATTCCCGCTCCTGTTATTGAAAACAAGCAAGTAGTAAGAGGGGATTGCTTTGATCTGGCAATACGTCCAGAAAGCATCCGTTTTGCCGAGCAATTTAATAATGCTCTACCTGTGAAGATCCGAGACAGAGAGTTCCTTGGTGCGTTTTATCGCTTTGAATGTGAACTTCAGCATGACAAACAAGCCGCGCCGATCTTTATCGATGTTGCTGGCGAAGTGGTCACCGAGCAGAAGCTGCGTATTGGCGATATTCGATACATTCAGTTCTCAAAACAGGGGGTACGTGCATACCCAACCTTAAGCCCGAATGGCACTAAAGCAATTGCGGCTTAA
- a CDS encoding GNAT family N-acetyltransferase gives MRVERVTAEQTLALRHAVLWPTKSLEFCRVAEDEFGFHYGGFIGDQLVGVASVFVEQDEARLRKFAVLPEYQGQGIGSMMLETMLSEVRDCRATLFWCDARESAMGIYLKFGMSKQGERFYKGEIPYFKMSLEL, from the coding sequence ATGAGAGTAGAAAGAGTTACAGCAGAGCAAACACTCGCGTTGAGGCATGCGGTGTTATGGCCGACAAAGAGCTTGGAGTTTTGTCGCGTGGCAGAAGATGAATTTGGCTTTCATTATGGAGGCTTTATCGGAGATCAGTTAGTTGGTGTCGCATCGGTCTTTGTTGAGCAAGATGAAGCTCGACTACGCAAATTTGCTGTTTTGCCTGAGTATCAAGGGCAGGGTATAGGCTCAATGATGTTGGAAACCATGTTGAGCGAAGTACGAGATTGTCGGGCGACACTTTTTTGGTGTGATGCACGTGAATCAGCAATGGGTATTTATCTCAAATTCGGTATGAGTAAACAAGGTGAGCGCTTTTACAAAGGGGAAATTCCGTACTTTAAAATGTCTCTTGAGTTGTGA